A genomic window from Solanum stenotomum isolate F172 chromosome 10, ASM1918654v1, whole genome shotgun sequence includes:
- the LOC125843143 gene encoding uncharacterized protein LOC125843143, with protein MEQSESDLCGGQVERRKTEMVWEREEEMCRCPNEEVTYLRERTVYVAVLVESPRRRRSNSTNNKFHHYQHQHLHVRHVANGGGYNRKAQLLEYSRNLRASNHQSKPSTPLVPQQVQRQNSQIVAVKNKPKYVSVPACMGNWKFVMPRFLRSFMTQNKKSKKKKNMASKTNKIKAMVKSFQVQRKPGLFSKIFATLRKSHR; from the exons ATGGAACAAAGTGAGAGTgacctctgtggtggacaagttGAGAGAAGgaagactgagatggtttgggaACGTGAAGAGGAGATGTGTAGATGCCCCAATGAGGAG GTAACATATTTGAGAGAAAGGACTGTATATGTAGCTGTTCTTGTAGAGAGTCCaagaagaaggagaagcaattcaacaaacaacaaatttcatCACTATCAACATCAACATCTTCATGTTAGACATGTTGCAAATGGTGGAGGATACAATAGAAAAGCTCAACTTCTTGAATACTCAAGAAATCTTCGAGCTTCGAATCATCAATCAAAGCCATCAACACCATTAGTTCCACAGCAAGTCCAAAGACAGAATTCTCAG ATTGTTGCAGTGAAAAACAAGCCAAAATATGTAAGTGTACCAGCTTGTATGGGGAACTGGAAATTTGTAATGCCAAGGTTCCTCAGGTCATTCATGACTCAGAATAAGAAatccaagaagaagaaaaatatggcTTCtaaaaccaataaaataaaagccATGGTGAAAAGTTTTCAG GTTCAAAGAAAGCCTGGCCTATTCTCCAAAATTTTTGCTACACTACGGAAGAGTCATCGATGA
- the LOC125878307 gene encoding subtilisin-like protease SBT2.5, with product MATILTFIALSFMTTWVPLLANAKIFIVLMKDDPFVSTKSKNFEDIDIYKERMRRQHDVLLGSLLEKSVYTKLYSYTHLINGFAIHLTSDEALDILKNVEGVRAIYEDVKMKKLTTHTPDFLGLPAGVWPKLGGPTTSGAGVVIGMIDTGINPFHPSFLAQASNGAGRGTIVKSGKFKGKCVTGDRFPETACNSKIVGAQYFARAATAAGEFNASRDYASPFDADGHGSHTASTAAGNHQVPVIVNHFNYGYASGMAPGAGIAVYKAMYSFGGFMSDVVAAVDQAVEDGVDILSLSVGPASVPTGPSAFLNVLEMQLLFATRAGVLVVQAAGNGGPSSTSILSFSPWITSVAASTTDRRYNNSIVLGNGQSFSGSGLSPPTLSEVRFPLAAASDVCKGNTSSALLTVESCQETEPFIRTLVQGKIVICTYTFDFESEAASIATVADTIQKVGAAGFVLTMDPDISSEKIKGATMTLSVPGLILNSMEASTALREYYNSNTLRSRSGRAISFRATAKILDGRQASYNSQDPVVASYSSRGPDVNNALLDTADVLKPNIMAPGSSIWASWSPNSEGDQYIKGQNFALLSGTSMATPHIAGIAALIKQKHPGWSPAAITSAMMTAADVTNGYSSTPILAQQTNQLTPATPFDFGAGLVNPSRAIDPGLIFKATFKHYVLFLCSVPGVDEMSVRRAVGVGCPSKKKAWCSDLNTPSVTISNLVGSRNVIRRVTNVAGVDETYQVIVQEPLGVSVSVRPRVFNIIAKASKHITFVLNATQTTNTYSFGEIVFQGNQNHTVRVPLAVFVSSTLHS from the exons ATGGCAACCATTTTAACCTTCATTGCCCTCTCTTTTATGACTACATGGGTGCCCTTATTGGCAAATGCAAAAATCTTCATAGTTCTAATGAAAGATGACCCTTTTGTATCTACAAAATCAAA GAATTTTGAAGATATTGATATCTACAAAGAAAGGATGAGAAGACAACATGACGTGCTTCTAGGATCTCTTCTAGAAAAAAGTGTTTATACCAAACTTTACAGCTATACTCATTTGATCAATGGATTTGCCATTCATTTGACATCTGATGAG GCCCTTGATATTCTGAAGAATGTAGAAGGTGTTAGAGCCATTTATGAAGATGTAAAGATGAAGAAGCTGACAACGCATACACCTGACTTTTTAGGACTTCCTGCTGGTGTCTGGCCTAAGTTAGGTGGCCCTACGACTTCAGGGGCAGGCGTTGTGATTGGTATGATTGACACTGGAATCAATCCGTTCCATCCGAGCTTTTTGGCTCAAGCATCAAATGGTGCTGGCCGCGGTACAATTGTGAAAAGTGGAAAATTCAAAGGGAAGTGTGTGACTGGAGATAGATTCCCGGAAACAGCCTGCAATAGCAAGATAGTTGGAGCACAATATTTTGCAAGAGCTGCAACTGCTGCTGGAGAATTCAATGCCTCTCGTGACTATGCTTCCCCTTTTGATGCTGATGGACATGGAAG CCATACAGCATCAACTGCAGCAGGAAATCATCAGGTTCCTGTCATTGTCAACCATTTCAACTATGGTTATGCAAGTGGTATGGCTCCAGGAGCAGg GATTGCTGTGTATAAGGCCATGTATTCTTTCGGAGGTTTCATGTCAGATGTTGTGGCTGCAGTAGATCAG GCAGTAGAAGATGGAGTGGATATACTTAGCCTTTCTGTAGGGCCAGCAAGTGTCCCTACTGGCCCTTCTGCTTTCCTCAATGTTCTGGAAATGCAGCTTTTATTTGCAACAAGAGCTGGTGTGTTGGTTGTTCAAGCTGCTGGAAATGGCGGTCCTTCTTCAACTTCCATTCTTTCCTTCAGTCCCTGGATCACAAGTGTTGCTGCCTCCACTACGGATCGTAGATATAATAATTCAATTGTTCTAGGCAATGGACAAAGCTTCTCTGGCAGTGGACTTTCAC CCCCAACCCTTTCAGAAGTGCGTTTCCCACTTGCTGCTGCATCTGATGTTTGTAAAGGGAACACTTCTTCTGCTCTATTGACAGTTGAGAGCTGCCAGGAGACAGAACCATTCATTCGAACATTAGTGCAGGGGAAGATAGTAATATGCACATATACATTTGATTTTGAATCAGAGGCGGCAAGCATAGCCACTGTTGCTGATACAATACAAAAAGTCGGGGCAGCTGGTTTTGTACTGACAATGGACCCTGATATTAGTTCTGAAAAAATTAAGGGAGCTACAATGACTTTGTCAGTACCTGGTCTAATCTTGAACAGCATGGAAGCCTCTACG GCTTTGCGCGAATACTATAACTCGAACACATTAAGAAGTAGAAGTGGAAGGGCTATTAGTTTCAGGGCTACAGCAAAAATTTTAGATGGGAGACAAGCTAGCTATAACAGTCAGGATCCAGTTGTGGCATCGTATTCATCTAGAGGTCCTGATGTGAACAATGCACTCTTAGACACTGCTGATGTCCTTAAACCGAACATCATGGCTCCAGGATCCTCGATATGGGCATCTTGGAGCCCTAATAGTGAAGGAGATCAATACATCAAAG GACAGAATTTTGCACTTTTATCTGGAACAAGCATGGCTACTCCACACATTGCTGGAATTGCTGCTCTAATAAAACAGAAGCACCCTGGGTGGAGTCCTGCAGCCATTACATCTGCGATGATGACAGCTGCAGATGTAACGAATGGCTACTCTAGTACCCCTATTTTAGCCCAACAAACCAACCAGCTAACTCCTGCTACTCCTTTTGATTTTGGAGCTGGGCTTGTCAATCCATCTCGAGCCATTGACCCTGGACTTATTTTTAAGGCAACTTTTAAACACTATGTGCTGTTTTTATGTTCAGTTCCAGGAGTCGATGAAATGTCTGTAAGACGAGCAGTTGGAGTTGGATGCCCGAGTAAGAAAAAAGCATGGTGCTCAGATTTAAACACGCCAAGTGTGACAATTTCAAATTTGGTAGGCTCAAGAAATGTGATCAGGAGGGTGACTAATGTTGCTGGTGTAGATGAAACGTACCAAGTGATCGTGCAAGAGCCTCTGGGCGTGAGTGTTTCTGTAAGGCCACGAGTATTTAACATCATTGCAAAGGCTTCAAAACATATTACCTTTGTCCTAAATGCAACTCAAACAACCAATACTTACTCATTTGGTGAAATCGTGTTCCAAGGTAACCAAAACCATACTGTTCGAGTGCCTTTGGCTGTGTTTGTAAGCAGCACTTTACATTCATGA
- the LOC125878321 gene encoding light-harvesting complex-like protein 3 isotype 2, chloroplastic, with protein MSMALFSSPPLHFPTLSPSKHHLTPKPYPSISFKKPHFSFLVSPKATDNGSGGVVSTSSVAVEQEIPEEKAQDGAVEVEESNEASVGSNGSPPVASAGAPALETVRMFQDPRWVGGTWDLKQFQKDGETHWDSVIDAEVRRRKWLEDNPESSSNEEPVLFDTSIIPWWAWMKRFHLPEAELLNGRAAMVGFFMAYFVDSLTGVGLVDQMGNFFCKTLLFVAVAGVLLIRKNEDIETLKKLVDESTFYDKQWQASWQDENSSSSKDS; from the exons ATGTCAATGGCCTTATTCTCATCTCCACCACTTCACTTCCCTACTCTTTCCCCTTCAAAACATCACTTAACCCCCAAACCTTATCCTTCTATAAGTTTCAAGAAACCCCATTTCTCTTTCTTGGTTTCTCCGAAGGCCACTGATAATGGGTCAGGTGGTGTAGTTTCTACTTCTTCTGTTGCTGTAGAGCAGGAAATACCCGAAGAAAAAGCTCAGGATGGTGCTGTGGAAGTTGAGGAATCAAATGAGGCTTCTGTAGGCTCTAATGGGTCACCGCCGGTTGCCTCCGCCGGAGCTCCGGCACTGGAGACTGTGAGGATGTTTCAAGATCCGAGATGGGTTGGTGGGACTTGGGATTTGAAGCAATTTCAGAAAGATGGAGAGACCCATTGGGATTCTGTTATCGATGCTG AGGTTAGGAGAAGGAAATGGTTGGAAGATAACCCAGAGTCATCAAGTAATGAAGAACCTGTGCTTTTTGACACTTCCATTATTCCTTGGTGGGCATGGATGAAGAGATTCCATCTCCCTGAAGCTGAACTTCTCAATG GTCGTGCTGCAATGGTTGGTTTCTTTATGGCCTATTTTGTGGATAGCTTGACTGGTGTAGGCCTTGTTGACCAAATGGGCAACTTCTTTTGCAAAACACTATTGTTTGTAGCTGTGGCCGGTGTGCTTCTGATACGCAAGAATGAGGATATAGAAACACTCAAAAAGTTGGTGGATGAGTCTACTTTTTATGACAAGCAATGGCAAGCGTCTTGGCAAGACGAGAACTCAAGCAGTTCAAAGGACTCTTGA